A window of the Juglans microcarpa x Juglans regia isolate MS1-56 chromosome 5D, Jm3101_v1.0, whole genome shotgun sequence genome harbors these coding sequences:
- the LOC121266211 gene encoding non-specific lipid-transfer protein 1-like translates to MEKKMRGLSALAFGFVILILSACHSEAMTCPEALVILLPCKPFLEGALPDSPGFLCCLGVQKLTQEASTTETRRAICQCLKNATLGFHINLDRAKQIPQLCHINDPIPIDPNVDCNTLP, encoded by the exons atggagaagaaaatgAGGGGTTTGTCTGCATTGGCTTTTGGGTTCGTGATTTTGATCTTGAGTGCATGCCATTCAGAGGCCATGACATGCCCCGAGGCCCTAGTGATTTTGCTGCCATGCAAGCCGTTCTTGGAGGGTGCTCTCCCTGACTCGCCCGGCTTTCTCTGTTGTCTAGGTGTTCAAAAACTTACCCAAGAGGCTTCCACCACTGAAACACGTAGGGCTATTTGTCAATGTTTGAAGAATGCTACACTGGGATTTCATATTAATCTCGACAGAGCTAAACAGATTCCTCAACTTTGCCATATCAATGACCCTATACCAATTGACCCTAATGTGGACTGCAACAC ACTTCCATGA